The proteins below are encoded in one region of Reichenbachiella sp. 5M10:
- the proC gene encoding pyrroline-5-carboxylate reductase gives MKIALIGVGNLGLSIAQGLVDQTNFDIEQLVLTKRNVSNLDGWKKHPHVLVTPSNIDAVRASDIIILCVQPSQINTILNEIKDELDEKRHVLISTITGRKISEIAEIVGNKVAIIRSMPNTAISVGESMTCLSTNGTGKAKIGLAEEIFNAMGETLVIDENKMQAATVVCASGIAFWMRLIRATTQGAIQLGFDAPEAKHMATQACMGAATLLLESGNHPEEEIDKVTTPQGCTISGLNEMEHEGLSSALIKGLMKSYEKISQIMTEK, from the coding sequence ATGAAAATTGCATTAATAGGAGTAGGAAACTTAGGATTGTCGATTGCACAAGGACTCGTAGACCAAACCAATTTTGACATAGAGCAACTGGTACTGACCAAAAGGAATGTCTCTAATCTCGATGGTTGGAAAAAGCATCCTCATGTACTGGTGACTCCATCCAATATTGATGCAGTGAGGGCTTCGGATATCATCATTCTGTGTGTGCAACCGAGTCAGATCAATACAATCCTAAATGAAATAAAGGATGAACTAGACGAGAAGAGACATGTATTGATCTCAACGATCACAGGCCGCAAGATCAGTGAGATTGCCGAAATTGTCGGCAACAAAGTGGCGATCATTCGTAGTATGCCGAACACTGCGATCTCAGTAGGAGAATCGATGACCTGCCTCTCTACCAACGGAACAGGCAAGGCTAAGATCGGTTTGGCAGAGGAGATTTTCAATGCAATGGGTGAGACACTGGTCATTGATGAGAACAAGATGCAGGCTGCTACGGTGGTGTGTGCGAGTGGGATTGCGTTTTGGATGCGACTGATCAGAGCTACGACGCAGGGAGCCATTCAACTTGGGTTTGATGCACCAGAGGCCAAGCATATGGCGACTCAAGCGTGTATGGGTGCAGCGACGCTTCTCCTCGAATCAGGTAATCATCCAGAAGAAGAAATAGATAAAGTGACGACTCCACAGGGCTGTACCATCTCAGGGTTGAACGAAATGGAGCACGAAGGACTTAGCTCTGCATTGATCAAAGGATTGATGAAATCCTACGAAAAGATATCTCAAATCATGACCGAAAAATAA
- the argC gene encoding N-acetyl-gamma-glutamyl-phosphate reductase: MIKVGIIGGAGYTAGELLRVLAGHPETDVAFVHSTSNAGNSIDSVHKDLVGDIEGDFTDQLNFDVDVLFICSGHGHSRTFVEGNDIPAGVKIIDLSNEYRLKADADGFVYGLPELNLGAIKKATKIANPGCFATAIQLGILPLAANGELNEDVHVNAITGSTGAGQNPSKTSHFSWRNNNVSIYKAFSHQHLGEINQSIQQLQSDYGHEVKFLPVRGNFPRGIFASLYTKCTLSEEEVIEMYREFYKDAAFVHVLDYAPDMKQVVNTNKCLIHVEKHGDTVLVTSCIDNLVKGASGQAVQNMNLMFGLDQKTGLQLKSVGF, encoded by the coding sequence ATGATTAAAGTAGGGATAATAGGTGGAGCTGGCTATACAGCAGGTGAGTTGTTGAGAGTATTGGCAGGGCATCCGGAGACGGATGTAGCTTTCGTACACAGTACGAGCAATGCAGGTAATTCGATTGATTCGGTACACAAGGATCTCGTGGGAGATATAGAAGGAGACTTTACGGATCAGCTAAATTTTGATGTAGACGTATTATTTATCTGCTCAGGGCACGGTCACTCGCGTACGTTTGTGGAAGGGAATGATATCCCAGCAGGTGTCAAGATCATAGATTTGAGCAATGAATACCGACTCAAGGCTGATGCCGATGGTTTTGTATATGGATTGCCTGAGCTGAATTTGGGAGCGATCAAGAAGGCAACTAAAATAGCCAATCCTGGCTGTTTTGCTACGGCGATCCAATTGGGGATTCTACCACTAGCAGCCAATGGCGAGTTGAACGAGGATGTACATGTCAATGCAATTACAGGATCCACAGGAGCGGGGCAAAACCCAAGTAAAACGAGCCATTTCAGTTGGAGAAACAATAACGTATCGATCTATAAGGCATTTAGCCATCAGCACCTAGGTGAGATCAATCAGTCGATTCAGCAGTTGCAAAGTGATTACGGTCATGAGGTGAAATTTCTCCCAGTCCGTGGCAATTTCCCAAGAGGGATTTTTGCTAGCTTGTACACCAAATGTACGCTCAGTGAAGAGGAAGTGATCGAGATGTATAGGGAGTTTTATAAGGATGCTGCATTCGTCCACGTGTTGGACTATGCACCTGATATGAAACAAGTGGTCAACACCAACAAATGTTTGATCCATGTGGAGAAGCATGGAGATACCGTTTTGGTGACTTCATGTATCGATAACTTGGTCAAAGGAGCTTCTGGACAAGCTGTTCAGAATATGAATTTAATGTTTGGATTGGATCAAAAAACAGGACTACAGCTCAAGAGCGTAGGATTTTAA